A part of Eschrichtius robustus isolate mEscRob2 chromosome 20, mEscRob2.pri, whole genome shotgun sequence genomic DNA contains:
- the LOC137755041 gene encoding protein unc-13 homolog D-like: protein MATLSSQPRRRPPLSRQAIKIRRLRVRDLKDPLPHRAQEVEPPSHHLSPEERALLYEEALYTVLYRLGQPEPAHVGESSELLRYLQEAFRMEPEEHQRLLRQVQELEKPIFCLKATVKQAKGILGKDVSGFSDPYCLLGIEQGVGVPGGSPGLQRRQKAVVRHTIPEEQIHRTQVLTQTLNPVWDETFILYQHFLARGRELGLTGGGA, encoded by the exons ATGGCGACGCTCTCCTCCCAGCCCCGGCGGCGCCCTCCCCTTTCGCGCCAGGCCATCAAGATAAGGCGCCTCAGGGTCAGAGATCTGAAGGATCCCCTGCCCCACAGGGCTCAGGAG GTCGAGCCTCCATCCCACCACTTGTCCCCTGAGGAG CGGGCCCTGCTCTACGAGGAAGCTCTCTACACGGTCCTGTACCGCCTGGGTCAGCCCGAGCCCGCCCATGTGGGGGAGTCCTCTGAGCTGCTTCGATACCTGCAGGAG GCCTTCCGCATGGAGCCCGAGGAGCACCAGCGGCTGCTGCGGCAGGTGCAGGAGCTCGAG AAACCAATATTCTGTCTGAAGGCCACGGTGAAACAAGCCAAGGGCATTCTGGGCAAGGATGTCAGTG ggTTCAGTGACCCCTACTGCCTGCTGGGCATCGAGCAGGGGGTGGGCGTGCCGGGGGGCAGCCCTGGGCTCCAGCGACGGCAGAAGGCCGTGGTGAGGCACACCATCCCAGAGGAGCAGATCCACCGCACCCAGGTCCTCACCCAGACACTCAACCCCGTCTGGGACGAGACCTTCATCCTGTAC CAGCACTTCCTGGCTCGGGGGAGGGAGCTTGGTTTGACTGGGGGAGGAGCCTGA
- the WBP2 gene encoding WW domain-binding protein 2 isoform X1, protein MALNKNHSEGGGVIVNNTESILMSYDHVELTFSDMRNVPEAFKGTKKGTVYLTPYRVIFLSKGKDAMQSFMMPFYLMKDCEIKQPVFGANYIKGTVKAEAGGGWEGSASYKLTFMAGGAIEFGQRMLQVASQASRGEAPNGAYGYSYMPSGAYVFPPPVANGMYPCPPGYPCPLPPAEFYPGPPMMDGAMGYVQPPPPPYPGPMEPPVSGPDVPSTPAAEAKAAEAAASAYYNPGNPHNVYMPTNQPPPPPYYPPEDKKTQ, encoded by the exons ATGGCGCTCAACAAGAATCACTCGGAGGGCGGCGGAGTGATCGTCAACAATACCGAGAG CATCCTGATGTCCTATGACCATGTAGAACTTACGTTCAGTGACATGAGGAATGTGCCAGAGGCCTTCAAAGGGACCAAGAAAGGCACCGTCTACCTTACCCCGTACCGG GTCATCTTTCTGTCCAAGGGGAAGGATGCCATGCAGTCCTTCATGATGCCGTTTTATCTGATGAAGGACTGTGAGATCAAGCAGCCTGTGTTTGGAGCAAACTACATCAAGGGGACAGTGAAGGCTGAAGCAGGAG GTGGCTGGGAAGGCTCTGCATCGTACAAGTTGACCTTTATGGCGGGGGGCGCCATCGAATTTGGACAGCGGATGCTACAGGTGGCATCTCAAG CCTCCCGAGGTGAAGCCCCCAACGGAGCCTATGGTTACTCTTACATGCCCAGCGGGGCCTATGTCTTCCCCCCACCAGTCGCCAATGGAATGTACCCCTGCCCTCCTGGCTACCCCTGTCCACTGCCCCCAGCTG AGTTCTATCCGGGACCTCCCATGATGGACGGGGCCATGGGGTACGTGCAGCCCCCACCGCCGCCCTACCCCGGGCCCATGGAGCCTCCAGTCAGCGGCCCCGATGTCCCCTCCACTCCTGCAG CTGAAGCCAAGGCCGCGGAAGCAGCTGCCAGCGCCTATTACAACCCAGGCAACCCACACAATGTCTACATGCCCACG aaTCAGCCTCCGCCACCTCCTTACTACCCCCCAGAAGATAAGAAGACCCAGTAG
- the WBP2 gene encoding WW domain-binding protein 2 isoform X3 → MALNKNHSEGGGVIVNNTESILMSYDHVELTFSDMRNVPEAFKGTKKGTVYLTPYRVIFLSKGKDAMQSFMMPFYLMKDCEIKQPVFGANYIKGTVKAEAGGGWEGSASYKLTFMAGGAIEFGQRMLQVASQEFYPGPPMMDGAMGYVQPPPPPYPGPMEPPVSGPDVPSTPAAEAKAAEAAASAYYNPGNPHNVYMPTNQPPPPPYYPPEDKKTQ, encoded by the exons ATGGCGCTCAACAAGAATCACTCGGAGGGCGGCGGAGTGATCGTCAACAATACCGAGAG CATCCTGATGTCCTATGACCATGTAGAACTTACGTTCAGTGACATGAGGAATGTGCCAGAGGCCTTCAAAGGGACCAAGAAAGGCACCGTCTACCTTACCCCGTACCGG GTCATCTTTCTGTCCAAGGGGAAGGATGCCATGCAGTCCTTCATGATGCCGTTTTATCTGATGAAGGACTGTGAGATCAAGCAGCCTGTGTTTGGAGCAAACTACATCAAGGGGACAGTGAAGGCTGAAGCAGGAG GTGGCTGGGAAGGCTCTGCATCGTACAAGTTGACCTTTATGGCGGGGGGCGCCATCGAATTTGGACAGCGGATGCTACAGGTGGCATCTCAAG AGTTCTATCCGGGACCTCCCATGATGGACGGGGCCATGGGGTACGTGCAGCCCCCACCGCCGCCCTACCCCGGGCCCATGGAGCCTCCAGTCAGCGGCCCCGATGTCCCCTCCACTCCTGCAG CTGAAGCCAAGGCCGCGGAAGCAGCTGCCAGCGCCTATTACAACCCAGGCAACCCACACAATGTCTACATGCCCACG aaTCAGCCTCCGCCACCTCCTTACTACCCCCCAGAAGATAAGAAGACCCAGTAG
- the WBP2 gene encoding WW domain-binding protein 2 isoform X2: MSYDHVELTFSDMRNVPEAFKGTKKGTVYLTPYRVIFLSKGKDAMQSFMMPFYLMKDCEIKQPVFGANYIKGTVKAEAGGGWEGSASYKLTFMAGGAIEFGQRMLQVASQASRGEAPNGAYGYSYMPSGAYVFPPPVANGMYPCPPGYPCPLPPAEFYPGPPMMDGAMGYVQPPPPPYPGPMEPPVSGPDVPSTPAAEAKAAEAAASAYYNPGNPHNVYMPTNQPPPPPYYPPEDKKTQ; encoded by the exons ATGTCCTATGACCATGTAGAACTTACGTTCAGTGACATGAGGAATGTGCCAGAGGCCTTCAAAGGGACCAAGAAAGGCACCGTCTACCTTACCCCGTACCGG GTCATCTTTCTGTCCAAGGGGAAGGATGCCATGCAGTCCTTCATGATGCCGTTTTATCTGATGAAGGACTGTGAGATCAAGCAGCCTGTGTTTGGAGCAAACTACATCAAGGGGACAGTGAAGGCTGAAGCAGGAG GTGGCTGGGAAGGCTCTGCATCGTACAAGTTGACCTTTATGGCGGGGGGCGCCATCGAATTTGGACAGCGGATGCTACAGGTGGCATCTCAAG CCTCCCGAGGTGAAGCCCCCAACGGAGCCTATGGTTACTCTTACATGCCCAGCGGGGCCTATGTCTTCCCCCCACCAGTCGCCAATGGAATGTACCCCTGCCCTCCTGGCTACCCCTGTCCACTGCCCCCAGCTG AGTTCTATCCGGGACCTCCCATGATGGACGGGGCCATGGGGTACGTGCAGCCCCCACCGCCGCCCTACCCCGGGCCCATGGAGCCTCCAGTCAGCGGCCCCGATGTCCCCTCCACTCCTGCAG CTGAAGCCAAGGCCGCGGAAGCAGCTGCCAGCGCCTATTACAACCCAGGCAACCCACACAATGTCTACATGCCCACG aaTCAGCCTCCGCCACCTCCTTACTACCCCCCAGAAGATAAGAAGACCCAGTAG